Proteins found in one Aneurinibacillus uraniidurans genomic segment:
- the groL gene encoding chaperonin GroEL (60 kDa chaperone family; promotes refolding of misfolded polypeptides especially under stressful conditions; forms two stacked rings of heptamers to form a barrel-shaped 14mer; ends can be capped by GroES; misfolded proteins enter the barrel where they are refolded when GroES binds): MAKDIRFSEEARRAMLRGVDALADAVKVTLGPKGRNVVLEKKFGSPLITNDGVSIAKEIELEDAFENMGAQLVKEVATKTNDVAGDGTTTATVLAQAMIREGLKNVTAGANPMDIRKGIDKAVRKAVEELHAISKPIEGKESIAQVAAISAGDQEIGQLIAEAMEKVGKDGVITVEESKGFTTELDVVEGMQFDRGYASPYMITDTDKMEAVLDNPFILITDKKITSIQEMLPVLEKVVQQGKPLLLIAEDVEGEALATLVVNKLRGTFNAVAVKAPGFGDRRKAMLEDIAALTGGQVITEDLGLDLKSAGLEQLGRAGKVVVTKENTTIVEGAGDKAAIDARVNQIRSAIETTTSEFDKEKLQERLAKLAGGVAVIKVGAATETELKEKKLRIEDALNATRAAVEEGIVAGGGTALVSIYNSVEQVQADADEATGVRIVLRALEEPVRQIAANAGLEGSVIVDRLKKEAVGTGFNAATEQWVNMIEAGIVDPAKVTRSALQNAASVAAMFLTTEAIVADKPEKNAPGMPDMGGMGGMGGMGMM; this comes from the coding sequence ATGGCTAAAGATATTCGTTTTAGCGAAGAAGCACGCCGCGCAATGCTCCGTGGTGTTGATGCACTGGCAGACGCAGTAAAAGTAACACTCGGACCGAAAGGCCGTAACGTTGTACTCGAGAAAAAATTTGGCTCTCCGCTCATCACAAATGACGGTGTGAGCATCGCGAAAGAAATCGAACTCGAAGATGCATTCGAGAACATGGGCGCACAGCTCGTTAAAGAAGTAGCGACAAAAACAAACGATGTAGCCGGTGACGGTACAACAACTGCAACAGTTCTCGCACAAGCGATGATCCGTGAAGGTCTGAAAAACGTTACAGCGGGTGCTAACCCAATGGATATCCGCAAAGGTATCGACAAAGCGGTTCGCAAAGCGGTTGAAGAACTGCATGCAATCTCTAAGCCAATCGAAGGCAAAGAGTCTATCGCACAAGTTGCAGCGATCTCTGCTGGCGACCAAGAAATCGGTCAACTGATCGCAGAAGCGATGGAGAAAGTCGGCAAAGACGGCGTTATCACTGTGGAAGAATCTAAAGGCTTCACAACTGAACTTGACGTTGTAGAAGGTATGCAATTCGACCGTGGATACGCATCTCCATACATGATTACAGACACTGACAAGATGGAAGCGGTTCTTGACAACCCGTTCATCCTGATCACAGATAAGAAAATCACAAGCATTCAAGAAATGCTGCCAGTACTCGAGAAAGTTGTACAACAAGGCAAGCCGCTTCTCCTCATCGCTGAAGATGTAGAAGGCGAAGCATTGGCAACTCTCGTTGTAAACAAACTGCGTGGTACATTCAATGCTGTAGCAGTTAAAGCTCCAGGCTTCGGCGATCGCCGCAAAGCGATGCTCGAAGATATCGCAGCACTTACTGGCGGTCAGGTTATCACAGAAGACCTCGGTCTTGACCTGAAATCTGCTGGTCTTGAGCAACTCGGCCGTGCAGGCAAAGTTGTGGTAACAAAAGAAAACACAACGATCGTAGAAGGCGCTGGCGACAAAGCAGCAATCGATGCTCGCGTGAACCAAATCCGTTCTGCAATCGAAACAACTACATCTGAATTCGACAAAGAGAAACTGCAAGAGCGTCTGGCGAAACTCGCAGGCGGCGTAGCGGTTATCAAAGTCGGTGCAGCAACTGAAACGGAACTGAAAGAAAAGAAACTCCGTATTGAAGATGCTCTCAACGCAACTCGTGCAGCGGTTGAAGAAGGTATCGTAGCAGGTGGTGGTACAGCACTTGTTTCTATCTACAACAGTGTAGAACAAGTACAGGCTGATGCAGATGAAGCAACAGGCGTACGCATCGTACTGCGTGCTCTTGAAGAGCCAGTGCGTCAGATCGCAGCGAATGCAGGCCTTGAAGGTTCTGTAATCGTAGATCGTCTGAAAAAAGAAGCTGTAGGCACAGGCTTCAATGCTGCAACTGAGCAGTGGGTGAACATGATTGAAGCGGGGATCGTTGACCCTGCAAAAGTAACTCGCTCTGCGCTGCAAAACGCAGCATCTGTTGCTGCGATGTTCCTGACTACAGAAGCAATCGTTGCTGACAAGCCGGAGAAAAATGCACCAGGCATGCCTGATATGGGCGGCATGGGTGGCATGGGCGGCATGGGAATGATGTAA
- the groES gene encoding co-chaperone GroES has protein sequence MLKPLGDRVIIEAIAKEETTASGIVLPETAKEKPQEGKIVAVGSGRVMENGERVALEVQEGQKVIYSKYAGTEVKFDGKELLIMRESDILAIVD, from the coding sequence GTGTTAAAGCCATTAGGTGATCGTGTGATTATCGAAGCTATCGCAAAAGAAGAAACGACTGCTAGCGGAATCGTACTTCCGGAAACAGCGAAAGAGAAACCGCAGGAAGGTAAAATCGTTGCTGTAGGCAGTGGTCGCGTAATGGAAAATGGCGAGCGCGTAGCTCTCGAAGTACAAGAAGGCCAAAAGGTCATCTACTCGAAATACGCAGGCACAGAAGTGAAATTCGATGGTAAAGAACTTCTGATCATGCGTGAAAGCGACATTCTCGCAATTGTTGACTAA
- a CDS encoding L-cystine transporter, translating to MNVLWVLVNIAILLAIIFGLYTMQRKHVSFSKRVFAALGLGIVFGLVLQWVYGQESETLKTSIDWFNIVGDGYVTFLQMIVMPLVFISILSAFTKVQLTNNIGKISTLIIAILVGTTAVAASIGIASALGFKLEAVQIHQGDAEMKRAAALEEKLGKVEDMTLPEKIVELLPANPFLDLTGDRPTSTIAVVIFAAFLGFAYLGVKQKQPEQAEFFVKIVEAVYAVIMRVVTLILRLTPYGILAMMTKVTATSDYDSIWKLGKFVVASYAALIVMFIIHLLLLTFAGLNPVTYVKKVIPVLTFAFTSRTSAGTLPLNVKTQTKELGVPEGIANFAGSFGLSIGQNGCAGIYPAMLAIMIAPTVGVNPLSPSFIFTLIAVVAISSFGVAGVGGGATFAALLVLSAMNLPVGLAGLLISVEPLIDMGRTALNVSGSMTAGILTSKLTKELDTDVYAAPKQGQLEV from the coding sequence ATGAACGTGCTATGGGTACTTGTGAACATAGCGATATTGCTTGCTATTATTTTTGGTTTATATACGATGCAACGAAAGCATGTCTCCTTCTCAAAGCGCGTATTTGCAGCGCTTGGACTAGGGATTGTGTTTGGTCTTGTTTTACAATGGGTGTACGGACAGGAGTCCGAAACTCTTAAAACATCCATTGACTGGTTTAACATTGTCGGGGATGGGTACGTCACCTTCCTACAGATGATTGTGATGCCGCTTGTATTCATCTCGATTCTTTCAGCTTTTACAAAGGTTCAGCTGACGAACAATATCGGGAAAATTAGCACGCTAATTATTGCGATTCTCGTTGGAACAACGGCAGTTGCTGCATCAATCGGGATTGCTTCAGCACTCGGCTTCAAACTAGAAGCGGTGCAAATCCATCAGGGTGACGCGGAAATGAAACGCGCTGCCGCATTGGAAGAGAAGCTTGGTAAGGTAGAAGATATGACGCTTCCAGAAAAGATCGTGGAGCTGCTTCCAGCAAATCCGTTTCTGGATCTGACAGGGGATCGTCCTACATCTACTATTGCGGTTGTTATCTTTGCCGCGTTTCTCGGCTTTGCGTATCTTGGCGTGAAGCAAAAGCAGCCAGAACAGGCTGAGTTTTTTGTGAAGATAGTAGAAGCGGTGTATGCGGTCATCATGCGTGTTGTGACGCTCATTCTTCGTTTGACGCCATACGGTATCTTAGCGATGATGACAAAGGTGACCGCGACAAGTGATTATGATTCGATCTGGAAGCTGGGCAAATTCGTTGTGGCATCGTATGCTGCACTCATTGTAATGTTCATTATTCATCTACTCTTGCTGACATTTGCAGGTCTGAATCCGGTCACATATGTGAAGAAAGTGATTCCGGTTTTGACATTCGCGTTTACGTCCCGTACAAGTGCAGGTACCCTGCCTTTGAATGTGAAGACACAGACAAAAGAGCTTGGTGTGCCAGAAGGAATCGCAAACTTTGCAGGTTCATTCGGTCTTTCGATTGGTCAGAACGGCTGCGCCGGTATTTATCCGGCGATGCTGGCGATTATGATTGCGCCGACAGTAGGTGTTAATCCGCTTTCCCCATCCTTTATTTTTACGTTGATTGCTGTAGTAGCGATCAGTTCATTTGGGGTAGCTGGTGTAGGTGGCGGTGCGACATTTGCGGCTCTGCTTGTGCTCTCCGCTATGAATCTTCCGGTTGGTCTTGCGGGGCTTCTCATTTCAGTTGAACCATTGATTGATATGGGGCGTACTGCACTCAATGTAAGCGGCAGTATGACAGCAGGTATTCTGACAAGTAAGCTAACAAAAGAACTGGATACAGACGTATACGCAGCTCCGAAACAAGGGCAGCTAGAAGTCTAA
- a CDS encoding MogA/MoaB family molybdenum cofactor biosynthesis protein, with translation MWKIGVITSSNSVYRGERENDCFPKLEGLLKKNLDAAVAEHRLSPDNIEMLKESMIELVDRERVDLLLTIGGTGLSPEDVTPEATELVIDRHVPGLAEEMRRGALEHSRKVLLTRATVGTRGNALIINLPGSLPAMEWCFLAIADQISSALAIIQGKSENIAK, from the coding sequence ATGTGGAAAATTGGGGTCATTACATCTAGCAACTCGGTCTATCGTGGAGAAAGAGAAAATGATTGTTTTCCAAAGTTAGAAGGATTGTTGAAGAAAAATCTGGATGCGGCAGTAGCGGAGCATCGACTGTCACCGGACAATATCGAGATGCTGAAAGAGAGTATGATTGAACTGGTAGACCGCGAACGGGTGGACCTGTTGTTAACAATCGGTGGGACAGGCTTAAGCCCGGAAGATGTAACCCCGGAAGCAACCGAGCTTGTCATTGACCGCCACGTACCGGGATTGGCAGAAGAAATGCGTCGGGGTGCGTTGGAGCATTCGCGTAAAGTCTTGTTGACGCGTGCAACGGTTGGAACACGTGGCAATGCACTCATTATTAATCTGCCAGGAAGCCTGCCAGCTATGGAATGGTGTTTCCTTGCCATTGCGGATCAGATCTCGTCAGCACTTGCGATCATTCAAGGTAAAAGTGAAAATATTGCAAAGTAA
- a CDS encoding 5-formyltetrahydrofolate cyclo-ligase, protein METDKKQEKQLLRRDMLARRAAIGSEERRVKSDAIVRYLLAMPEIQEAERIFTFLSFGDEVNLDTFVDECVEAGKQVYIPKTDPISKQMTLYRFQGWDSLVHGPYGIREPDVTHSEAWCWQRAELHAIIVPGVAFTRNGLRMGYGGGYYDRFLAMLPQKPLLAAVCFEGQMVDSLPFEPHDCRVDRIITEQGITICSRF, encoded by the coding sequence GTGGAGACAGATAAAAAGCAGGAGAAACAGTTGCTACGTCGTGATATGTTAGCTAGGAGAGCCGCAATAGGATCAGAGGAGAGACGGGTTAAGTCTGACGCAATCGTGCGATACTTGCTTGCGATGCCGGAGATTCAAGAGGCTGAGCGTATTTTTACGTTTTTATCTTTTGGGGATGAGGTAAATCTTGACACATTTGTGGATGAATGTGTAGAAGCCGGTAAACAAGTATATATTCCGAAAACAGATCCCATAAGTAAACAGATGACATTGTATCGGTTTCAAGGTTGGGATAGCCTGGTGCATGGACCGTACGGCATTCGAGAACCAGATGTGACACACTCGGAAGCGTGGTGTTGGCAGAGAGCAGAACTTCATGCTATTATTGTACCCGGTGTTGCATTTACCCGGAATGGCTTACGTATGGGATATGGCGGAGGCTATTATGATCGCTTTTTAGCCATGTTACCGCAAAAGCCATTGCTGGCTGCCGTATGTTTTGAAGGGCAGATGGTAGATTCTTTACCGTTCGAGCCGCATGATTGTCGGGTCGATCGAATTATAACCGAGCAGGGTATTACAATTTGTTCACGATTTTGA
- the abc-f gene encoding ribosomal protection-like ABC-F family protein, with product MILLQTQNIAKSFSANPVLSTINMVLQSGERIGLVGVNGAGKSTLLKIITGQMLQDEGDIIKAKDTTIGYLAQDSGLDTDRTIWDEMMLVFSHFKEKEAELRRLEKQIADPDSIADPVLHERLLNTYSHLVDDFKAQGGYQYEATTRSILHGMRFFPEQYTVPIRQLSGGQKTRLALARLLLLQPDVLILDEPTNYLDIETLGWLEKYLLGYPGALLVVSHDRFFLDSLVNIIYELERTHVTRYTGNYSSYLIQKGERLEQQLRQFEKQQAEISRIEQFIQRNIARASTTKRAQSRRKQLDRMDVMDRPAGELKRAQFSFDIEKVSGNQVLMARDVAVGYQDKVLARHLTFDVARGERIALLGPNGLGKSTLLKTIVGRLQSLAGEISYGSNVMIGFYDQEQKTLNPTKQVLHELWDDYPNMLEKDVRTVLGNFLFSGDDVLKKISELSGGEKARVSLAKLMLQKANLLILDEPTNHLDLFSKEILEEALDEYPGTILFVSHDRYFLNKIATRVLEMTPDGVISYLGNYDYYVAKKEELAELKVAASSKNDSSSSDQSLSSTGTSKQRFIQDKEVKKMERQRQRRIEELEGNIEKFEARIAEIEAELCHPDVFGDHEQALALTTELEQLRGKLDACLEEWTELQEELE from the coding sequence ATGATTTTGTTGCAAACCCAGAACATCGCCAAATCATTCAGCGCGAATCCCGTGCTTTCTACTATTAATATGGTTCTGCAAAGCGGCGAACGTATTGGGCTTGTTGGCGTGAACGGCGCTGGCAAATCGACGTTATTGAAGATCATCACTGGACAAATGCTTCAGGATGAAGGCGACATTATTAAAGCAAAAGATACAACTATCGGCTATCTTGCCCAGGACAGTGGCCTTGATACAGACCGAACCATCTGGGATGAGATGATGCTTGTGTTCTCTCATTTCAAAGAAAAAGAGGCAGAACTGCGACGGCTTGAGAAGCAAATCGCCGATCCGGATAGTATCGCCGATCCAGTTCTACATGAACGTCTTCTGAATACGTACTCTCATCTTGTCGATGATTTTAAAGCGCAAGGCGGTTATCAATATGAAGCGACAACTCGCTCGATCCTGCACGGCATGCGTTTTTTCCCGGAGCAATACACCGTGCCGATTCGACAGTTAAGCGGCGGTCAGAAAACGCGGCTTGCACTGGCTCGCCTGCTTCTCTTGCAGCCGGACGTACTCATTCTCGACGAGCCGACTAACTATCTCGACATCGAAACCTTAGGCTGGCTTGAGAAGTATTTACTTGGCTATCCAGGTGCCCTGCTCGTCGTATCACATGACCGTTTCTTTCTCGACTCGCTTGTTAACATCATTTATGAACTGGAACGGACACATGTCACGCGCTACACCGGTAACTACAGCAGCTATCTCATTCAGAAAGGTGAGCGCTTAGAGCAACAGCTCCGCCAGTTCGAGAAACAGCAGGCCGAGATTTCACGCATCGAGCAGTTCATTCAGCGTAATATTGCGCGCGCTTCCACAACCAAACGAGCACAAAGCCGCCGCAAGCAGCTTGATCGTATGGATGTAATGGACCGACCGGCTGGTGAATTAAAACGGGCACAGTTTAGTTTTGATATCGAAAAGGTAAGCGGAAATCAAGTATTGATGGCACGCGACGTAGCAGTCGGCTATCAAGATAAAGTGCTTGCTCGCCATCTGACATTTGATGTGGCACGCGGCGAACGCATCGCGCTGCTCGGTCCAAACGGCCTCGGCAAATCGACACTGCTGAAAACCATTGTCGGGCGTCTGCAGTCACTTGCAGGTGAGATCTCATACGGCAGCAATGTCATGATCGGCTTCTATGATCAAGAACAGAAAACCCTGAATCCGACCAAACAAGTACTCCATGAATTATGGGACGACTATCCGAACATGCTGGAAAAAGACGTTCGCACTGTGCTTGGCAACTTCCTATTCAGCGGAGACGATGTACTCAAGAAAATTAGCGAGCTAAGCGGCGGCGAGAAAGCTCGCGTTTCACTTGCCAAACTCATGCTGCAAAAAGCAAATTTGCTCATTCTTGATGAACCGACAAACCATCTCGACCTATTCAGCAAAGAAATTCTGGAAGAAGCGCTAGACGAGTATCCCGGCACGATTCTGTTCGTGTCCCATGACCGCTACTTCTTGAATAAAATCGCGACTCGCGTGCTGGAAATGACGCCAGATGGGGTCATCTCATATCTTGGTAACTATGATTACTATGTAGCCAAAAAAGAGGAATTAGCCGAACTAAAAGTAGCTGCCTCCTCTAAGAATGATTCTTCCTCCTCCGACCAGTCATTATCCTCGACTGGAACGAGTAAACAACGCTTCATCCAGGATAAAGAGGTAAAAAAAATGGAGCGTCAGCGTCAACGCCGTATCGAAGAACTAGAAGGAAACATTGAGAAATTCGAAGCGAGAATAGCGGAAATCGAAGCAGAATTGTGTCACCCGGACGTATTTGGTGACCATGAGCAGGCACTCGCTCTTACGACGGAACTCGAACAACTTCGTGGCAAACTCGATGCCTGTCTAGAAGAATGGACGGAACTACAAGAAGAGCTAGAATAA
- the tsaD gene encoding tRNA (adenosine(37)-N6)-threonylcarbamoyltransferase complex transferase subunit TsaD has product MVEMRRKADLEAGGPIRILGIETSCDETSAAVIEDGRTILSNVISSQIESHKRFGGVVPEVASRHHVENITLIIEQALQEAACTWDDIHAIAVTCGPGLVGALLVGVAAAKSIAFARGIPLVGVHHIAGHIYANRFVKELEFPLLALVVSGGHTELVYMKEHGSYEIIGQTRDDAVGEAYDKVARSLGLPYPGGPHIDRLAQEGTASIPLPRAWLEAGSYDFSFSGLKSAVLNVLHNANQRGETIEPADLAASFQASVVEVLVEKAFRLMKERSVKQLLLAGGVAANKGLREALTSRAAVEGVELIIPPLSLCTDNAAMIAGAGYIGYQKGMLADMDLNAIPGLPLR; this is encoded by the coding sequence ATGGTTGAGATGCGGCGGAAGGCTGACTTGGAAGCAGGTGGACCGATTCGGATTCTGGGCATTGAGACAAGCTGTGACGAGACATCAGCTGCTGTAATTGAAGATGGACGGACCATTCTGTCGAATGTGATTTCGTCGCAGATTGAGAGTCATAAACGATTTGGTGGCGTTGTGCCGGAAGTAGCATCGCGCCATCATGTGGAGAATATTACACTCATCATTGAGCAAGCACTTCAGGAAGCAGCGTGTACATGGGACGATATTCACGCGATTGCGGTTACGTGCGGTCCTGGTCTGGTCGGAGCACTTCTAGTAGGAGTAGCGGCAGCTAAATCGATCGCATTCGCCCGCGGGATTCCGCTTGTTGGCGTACATCATATTGCAGGTCATATTTATGCGAATCGCTTTGTTAAGGAACTTGAATTCCCACTTCTGGCACTTGTCGTATCTGGAGGACATACAGAGCTTGTGTATATGAAAGAACACGGCTCGTATGAGATTATTGGGCAGACACGTGATGATGCTGTCGGAGAGGCTTACGATAAAGTTGCTCGCTCGCTCGGGCTGCCGTATCCGGGTGGTCCGCATATTGATCGTCTGGCACAGGAAGGGACAGCATCCATTCCACTCCCTCGTGCGTGGTTGGAAGCAGGCTCGTATGATTTCAGCTTTAGTGGTTTGAAATCGGCCGTACTGAATGTACTGCACAATGCAAATCAGCGTGGAGAAACGATTGAGCCAGCCGATCTTGCAGCTAGCTTCCAGGCGTCTGTCGTAGAAGTGCTCGTTGAGAAAGCATTCCGATTAATGAAGGAGCGCTCGGTTAAGCAGCTTCTACTTGCTGGTGGAGTGGCTGCGAATAAAGGGCTGCGTGAGGCGCTTACCAGCCGGGCCGCTGTGGAAGGTGTTGAATTGATCATTCCACCGCTTTCACTTTGTACGGACAACGCAGCTATGATCGCAGGTGCAGGATATATTGGGTATCAAAAAGGAATGCTGGCAGATATGGATCTAAATGCAATCCCCGGTTTACCGCTACGATAA
- the rimI gene encoding ribosomal protein S18-alanine N-acetyltransferase: MKTERLVVIRRMEMRDLDDIEIVEKHSFTTPWSRDSFINEIQTNVFARYLVVESEGRVIGYGGMWLVVDEAHITNIAVHPDFRGHGLGEKLMRALMLVAFESGAAHMTLEVRRSNIPAQRLYEKLTFKAEGIRPGYYTDNGEDAIIMWAELSGQ; encoded by the coding sequence ATGAAAACAGAGCGATTGGTTGTAATTCGACGCATGGAAATGCGAGATCTCGATGACATTGAAATCGTGGAGAAACATTCCTTTACGACACCGTGGTCTAGAGATTCATTTATTAATGAAATCCAAACGAATGTATTTGCCCGCTATCTTGTTGTCGAATCTGAAGGCAGGGTGATTGGATATGGTGGCATGTGGCTTGTTGTGGACGAAGCGCATATTACAAATATCGCGGTTCATCCGGATTTTCGCGGGCATGGATTGGGTGAGAAGCTGATGCGGGCGCTTATGTTAGTAGCGTTTGAGTCAGGGGCTGCGCATATGACGTTAGAAGTGCGACGCAGCAATATACCAGCTCAGCGGCTATATGAGAAACTAACCTTCAAAGCGGAAGGCATTCGCCCCGGTTATTATACCGATAACGGAGAGGATGCGATTATTATGTGGGCGGAACTCTCTGGTCAATAA
- the tsaB gene encoding tRNA (adenosine(37)-N6)-threonylcarbamoyltransferase complex dimerization subunit type 1 TsaB encodes MNILAIDTSTFSLSVAVSTEQKVLGEFATNLKKNHSIRLMPLISELLTEVELAPTDLSAIVVAQGPGSYTGVRIGVATAKSMAWSLGIPLIGISSLEVIAWNGMHFPGLIVPLFDARRGQVYTAVYHSGEDGIEVVEEERIVLLENALQAWRELPGEPPMLFLGDDVALHQERIVEQLGSRAIFAPVSYSLPRAAHLAEAGRKAWAAGRTEDVAAFTPVYLQLAEAEAKWLAAQKK; translated from the coding sequence ATGAACATCCTAGCAATTGATACATCTACGTTCAGTCTGAGCGTGGCAGTTTCCACAGAGCAGAAGGTGCTCGGGGAGTTCGCCACGAATCTTAAAAAAAATCACAGTATTCGGCTTATGCCGCTGATTAGTGAATTGCTCACTGAAGTAGAGCTGGCACCTACTGATCTGTCTGCTATCGTCGTAGCGCAGGGACCTGGTTCGTATACAGGTGTTCGTATTGGTGTGGCAACGGCGAAAAGTATGGCCTGGTCGCTTGGCATTCCATTGATCGGGATATCAAGTCTAGAGGTGATCGCTTGGAACGGGATGCACTTTCCCGGCCTGATCGTGCCGCTGTTTGACGCGCGACGAGGTCAAGTGTATACAGCCGTCTACCATTCGGGAGAAGACGGCATCGAAGTGGTAGAGGAAGAGCGCATTGTACTGCTAGAGAATGCGCTACAAGCGTGGAGGGAACTTCCGGGAGAGCCGCCGATGTTGTTTCTCGGGGACGATGTGGCACTGCATCAAGAGCGGATTGTAGAGCAGCTCGGCAGTCGTGCCATCTTTGCTCCTGTTTCATATTCACTTCCCCGTGCGGCTCATCTAGCAGAGGCTGGAAGGAAAGCGTGGGCAGCAGGTCGTACGGAAGATGTAGCGGCTTTTACCCCAGTCTATTTGCAGCTAGCGGAAGCGGAAGCTAAATGGCTTGCTGCCCAGAAGAAGTAG